CAGGCGTCACTTCGGGCTCAAACCCAACCTTCGCTGCATTTGCAAACCAACCCTTAACAAGCGTTAACATGACCCAGAGCGCGGTGCGTTAACCACGCCCATTACCATACCGGACCCATACGGTTTCCATACGCTTTCCAGACGCTTTCCATACGGGGCAAACCCCAGCAAAAACTGGCATTAACCCATGATTCGCCGGATGGCGCAGTCGGGTGTTAACCAATCAAACCCATTTGGCCATCGGCGGCAGGCTCATCAGCACCGCGTTGGCGTCATGGCCCGTCTCAAGGCCAAACTTGGTGCCGCGGTCATAGACAAGGTTGTATTCCGCATAAAGCCCGCGGTGGATCAGCTGCGCATCCTTGTCGGCCGCGCTCCATTTCTTATCACGGCGGCGCTCCACCAGGGGGACAAACGCGGGCAGGAACGCGCGGCCAATATCCTGGGTCAGGGCGAAATCCGCGGCCCAATCGCCGGTGCAGTAATCATCCATGAATATCCCGCCAACCCCACGCGCACGACCTCGGTGGGGGATATAGAAATACTCGTCCGCCCACGCTTTCAAGCGCGGATAATGCCCGTCCCCATGCGGGTCGAGATGCGCCTTTTGCACGGCGTGGAAATGCGCCGTGTCCTCGCCATATTCGATGCAGGGGTTCAGGTCGGACCCGCCGCCAAACCACCATGCATGCGGTGTCCAGAACATTCGCGTATTCATATGCACCGCAGGCGTGTGCGGGTTCTGCATATGCGCCACAAGCGAAATACCCGAAGCCCAAAAGCGCGGATCGTCAGCCATGCCATCCAACCCTTTGCGCGCCGCCATTGCGGTCTGCGCGCGCGGCCCCAGGGTGCCATACACAGTTGAAATATTGACCCCGACCTTTTCGAACACACGCCCCCCGCGCATCACGCTCATCAGGCCGCCGCCGGCGTCGCTGCCATCGTCACTTGCGCGGCTCGTTTCACTGACATCAAAGCGGCCGGCGGGCGCACCGGCGAACGGGCCAGTCGTCTGGCTGTCCTCAAGGGTTTCAAACGCCGCGACAATCTCGTCGCGCAGGGTCTTGAACCATTCAGCGGCCTGCGCCTTTTGCGATTCCATTGCCTCTTCAACCATGGCCTTTGCCCCCTGCTATTGCATAACACCTGCGGATATCATCCCTTATCGTGAACGACCACAGTCGAACAAGGACCAGCCCATGCGCGCTTCAGTAATGCTTTTGCCCCTTCTTGCCCTCACGGCTTGTGCAACGCCGCGCGAACGATGTGTCAATCAGGCCAACAGCGAAGTTCGCGTGATCAACAGCCTGATCACACAAACCCAAGGCAACCTGACCCGCGGCTATGCCCTTGCCGAACAACAAGAAGTTCGCGTCTTGCGCCGGTCGTGCGAGGGCACAAATGCTGACGGATCGACCTTTCGCTTCCCCTGTGAGGAAACCGAGACCTTTACCCGGAATGTCCCTGTCGCGATTGATCTGAACGCCGAACAGGCCAAGCTGGAGTCCCTGCAAGACCGTCTGGCGCTTGAACAACGCCGCGCCCAGACGGCCACGCGGCAGTGCATCGCGCAATATCCCGAATAGCTAGTGCGCGGGCGCGACAACCGGGTCAATCAGCGTGCGCCCGCCATCCACCGTCACAATCTGTCCGGTGACAAAACTTGACGCATCCGAGGCCAGATATTGCACCGCATCCGACACTTCACCCGGGCCGGCGATCCGCTGCAGGGGTGTGTGGCCGATGATATCATCGCGAAAGCTGTCGTTGTCGCGCAGACAGTCCTTCAGGCTGCCGCTCATCACTGATCCAAAGGCAACCGCATTCACGCGGATCCGTTCAGGCGCAAGCGCCACCGCAAGCGAGCGAGTCATCTGATCAAGCGCCGCCGTGCTGACTGAATAAGCCAGCAATTTCGGATGGGTGCGCCGCGCCGCAATTGACGACAGGTTGATGATTGATCCGGCCGGGCCTTCATCTTGGTCCTCGGCCTGTTTGATCATCCGCTTGGCAATCGCCTGACTAAGGCGCAAGGATGTCATCAGATTTTGCTGCAACAGCATATCCACCCCGTCTTCGTCGGGATCAAGCGCATCCCCGACGACCATCTGCCGCGAGGCATTGACCAGAATATCAACCCGTTCAAAGGCATCAATCGTCGCCGAAAGCAGGTTCGCAATCGTCAGCTTTTCGCGCAGATCGCCTGCGAAAATCCGAAATGCACTGCCGTCCTCACCCTCGCCCACTTCCTTGACCAAGGTGTCTTCGTCCATATCGGCAAAGATGACATTCGCACCTTCGGCCAGAAAATGCCGCCCGATGGCAAGCCCGACACCATTTGCCGCACCTGTGACGATGGCTGTCTTGCCGGCGATGGAAAATGGCATGAGGTTCTCCTGATTCCCGAAAGGAAACGCTAGTTGATTTTATCGCGCGGGGCGAGAGGCATGAAAAACCTTGAACGCGCCATCCTGCGCGATCTGCACGACCTCGCGAAATGCAGCACGCAGGGGCGCTTCATAGGGCAGTTGCCGGTTGGCGACCAACCACAAATCGCCGCGCGGGGTCAGCATGTCTGCAGCCGCCGCAATAAACGCTTTGCCCAGCGCAGGGTCCGCCGCGCGGCCCGCGTGAAACGGCGGATTGCAGATCACATGATCAAACGGCGTGGCGGGCCGGAACGTGGTGGCATCGGCCCAATGAAACACCGCGCGCGGGTCTTTCACATTTTGGCGGGCACACTCCAACGCAAGCACTTCGGCCTCGATCAGCTCAAGCGCGGTGATACCCGCACGGTCCAGCACCTGCGCCGAAAGATAGCCCCAGCCCGCCCCAAGATCACAAACGCGCCCTTTCATCTTTGGTGGCAGGTTTTCGACCAAAAGTGCTGATCCGCGATCGACCGTCCCATCCGAGAAAACGCCCGCCGTGGTGACAAACCCATGTGCGCCACGCGCGGGCGCGGGGGCCGCCCAATCGGCGAATGCATCACTGGCAGGGAACCAGAAACAGCGGCCATGCGCCTTGGTGACGCTGGCCACATCGCCAAGCCGTTTGCGCGCCTCCTTGAACAGGCTATCGACGCCGTCAGTCTTGTTCCCGTCCACGACAATCAACCCGCCCGGCGACAGCGCACAGGCACGTGCAACCATGTCGCGGGCCAGCGCCTTGGCACGTGGCACAACGATGATAGTCGCTGCGGCCCCGGCAGGCAGGTCAGCCGAAACAGGAAGCCCCGCCGCGGTCCAATAATCAAGATCGGGGCGAAACCCTTGTGACACCTGCACGCGATCGCGCGGCAACTCCCCAAGGTCATAGCCGGCAGGCGGGCGCAGCACGGCAATCTGGCCTTCATCAGGCAGGATCAAACCGCCTTCAAGGGCTGTATTCAGGCGGGAGACAGACATGCGAAACGGCCCGCGGGCCTATTCCTTTTCCATCGTGCATTGCAGCGGATGTTCATGGCGCGCGGCAAAATCCATCACCAGCGCAACCTTCGTCTCGGCGATCTCGTGGCTATAGACGCCCACCACGGCCAGCCCCTTTTTATGAACCGTGAGCATCAATTCAAACGACTGCGCGTGCGACATGCCAAAGAACCGTTCAAGCACATGCACGACGAATTCCATCGGCGTATAGTCGTCGTTCAGGATCATGACCTTATACATCGGGGGACGTTTGGTCTTTTGACGCGTTTCAAGTTTGACGCCGATGTCGCCATCACCGTCATCATCGTTCTTGGCCATCTTCAAAACGTCAGCGCGCATGGGGTTCCCGAGATCAATCATCGCTGGGCTTTATATAACCGTGATCCCCCACATGAAAAGGGGCCGTTTTCGGGGAGGTAACGGAAGGGTGATACGGCCGGCTTCACCGCGAATATGCTACGCAAAAATCAATTCGGACGGCCTGCCCCAATTCCGCCACATTCGCCCATCTTGCGGGCCCAATCCAGCCTGCCCCAAGATGTGCCATAGGCGGTTTAAGGGCGCTGCCAAAGTCTTTGAAAATAGGGTATTTTCTGAAACGCGATCTCGTGCTAGGGTATTTACAAATCAAAGGTGCCGCAAAAAATTGGCACCACGAGGCAGTAGAACGAGGCAGTGTCGTGAAACGACGTTTGGGACACCCGGTTTTGACCGGGATATTACTTATGTTTGTCATGGTGATGGCGGCTTTGGCCCCCTTGGCCAGCCGCGCCGCGCCCTACGCGGCGATGGTCATGGATGCCCGCACCGGAGAGGTGCTGCATTCACGAAACGCCGATACCCGGCTGCATCCCGCGTCATTGACAAAAATGATGACTCTTTATCTCGCGTTCCAAGCCATCGAGAACGGCGAGATCAGCCTTGATACCGAAGTCACCATTACCCCGCTTGCCGCCAATGAACCGCCTTCCAAACTGGGCCTACGCGCGGGGCAGACGATCCGCCTGCGTTACCTGATCCGTGCCGCGGCCGTGAAATCCGCCAATGATGCCGCCACCGCAATCGGGATCGCGCTCGAGGGGAGCGAGGCCGCATTCGCCCGTCGCATGAACCGCGCCGCAGCGGCGATGGGCATGACCCGCACAACGTTTCGCAACGCTCATGGGCTGACCGAAGCCGGACACCTGTCAACCGCGCGCGACATGACGATCCTTGGCCGCCACGTCATCTATGATTTTCCGCAGTATTATAACCTGTTTTCACGCCGCACCGCCGACGCAGGCATTGCTACCGTCAGCCACACAAATCGTCGCTTTCTTGACGCCTATCGCGGCGCAGACGGGATCAAGACTGGGTATACCCGCGCGGCGGGCTTCAACCTCGTCGCCTCGGCGGAACGGGGCAATGAACGCATTATCGCCACGATGTTTGGTGGTTCATCAACCGCTGCGCGCAATGCGCGGGTGGCGGAACTGTTGGATATGGGCTTTGCCCGCGCGCCATCACGTGCACCACTTGCCGCACCAAGCGCGCCAAGCTACGGCGCGATTGCATCCGCGGCACCACAACCCGCAGCGCCGGGCTCTGCCGGGCGCACGATCCGCGTCAACGGGCTGGTAACGCGCAGTCTACGTCCCAACGCCCGCCGCCTCCCCGCGGCCGAGCCCGCGCAGGAACTGCTTTTGGCCAATGCCGACGTCATTCAGGATGCCGTGGCCGGCGTCATCGAAGCGCAGGCTGAAGAAATCGCCGAGACGACCGCCCCCGAGACCACAATCGCGCCGCCAGCGCGCCCCTCTGATCTTGTAATGGCCTCGGCCGATCCGCCAGCCGCCCCCGCAGCTGCCGCGCCGACCCAGCCCGAAGTCATCACACGCATTTCCACATCGGGCGGGCGTCTTTGGGGCATCAATGTCGGACGCTACAATTCACGTTATCAGGCCGAAAGCGTCCTGCTGCGTGTCGCCCTGAACGAGATGAGCACGCTTGACGGGTCGTTGCGCCGCGTGAACCAATCGCCGCGCGGGTTTGACGCAAACTTCATGGGGCTGACCCGTGAAACCGCCGATCTGGCCTGTCGTCGCCTTCAGGCGCGTGGCACCACCTGCTTTATGATCGGCCCGGCCTCCTAAGCGGCTTGCCTTTCATGCCCTCCGCTTCCCTATTGGCACGGTGAGCGAAAGGAAAAACGATGGCGATTCTCGAACTGCGCGCACCCACTGTCATGGCGCATCCGACCAGCACCGCTGGCTCATACGTTGAATTGCACCGCATCTTTTGTGTCGGGCGCAACTATGGGGACCACGCAAGCGAAATGGGCAACGACCCGTCCGATCCGCCCTTCTTTTTCATGAAACCCGCCAGTGCTGTCGTGCGGTCGGGCCGCACAATCCCCTATCCGCCCGCGACCCGGGACTTGCATCACGAGGCCGAGTTGTGCGTCTTGATCGGGCGCGAAGGGGCCGATATCCCGCCTGATGCGGCGCTTTCATACGTGTGGGGCTATGCAACCGGAAACGACCTGACCCGCCGTGATCTACAAGCTGCGGCCAAGGCGGCCCGCCGCCCGTGGGATATGGGCAAAGGGTTCGACAATTCGGCGATCCTTGGCGATATTCACCCCGTCGCCGAGGTCGGCCATTTGGAAAACGCCCGCATCACCTGCACCGTCAATGGTGCGCTGCGACAGGATGCCAGCACTGCCGATATGATCTGGCCCGTGGCCGATGTCATCGCCTGTCTGTCCGGCCTTGTGACCCTGCAAGCGGGTGATGTGATCATGACGGGAACGCCCGCAGGCGTGGGGCCGATACCCAAGGGGCAGACCTGTGTGGTTGACATTGCGGGGCTGTCCCCCGCCAGCGTGACAATCGCCCCCTAGGCGACTTCGCCTTCAAAGGCGGCCTTCATCAGGGCGCGGGTATAGTCGGTTTGCGGCGCATCAAAGATCGCGGCGGCATCGCCTGCCTCGACCACGTCGCCCTGCTTCATGACCATGACCTTGTGGGACAAGGCGCGCACAACCTTGAGGTCGTGACTGATAAACAGATAGGCCAGCCCGTGCCGCGCCTGAAGATCGCGCAGCAGGTCCACAATCTGCACCTGCACGGTCATGTCCAGCGCGCTGGTGGGTTCGTCCAGAACCAGCAGCCGCGGACGCAGGATCATCGCGCGGGCAATGGCGATCCGCTGGCGTTGTCCCCCGGAAAACTCGTGCGGGTAACGGTCCATCAAGGCGGGGTCCAACCCCACTTCGCGCATGATGTCCGCGACCATTTCGCGTTTGTCACGGCCCGGATCGACCCCGTGCACGCCCAGCCCCTCGGCGATGATCTGTTCGATTGTCATGCGCGGGCTCAGGCTGCCATAAGGATCCTGGAACACAATCTGCATGCCCGACCGCAGCGGGCGCATCTGGCCATCACGATAACCCTGGATGTCTTTGCCCAAAAACACGATCCGCCCCTCGGAGCGGATCAATCGCATCATCGCCAACGCAAGCGTGGTCTTGCCTGACCCGCTTTCGCCCACGATTCCGACGGTTTCACCCGCACGCACGGTAAGGGTCGCGTCATTCACGGCCTTCACATAGCCCGCGGTGCGCTTCAGCAGGCCCTTATGGATCGGGAACCATATCTTGAGGTTTTCGGTCTGCGCGACCACCTCGGCCCCTGCGGGCACTGGCAGGGGCAGACCGGTGGATTCCGCGGCCAGCAGCATCCGCGTGTAGGGGTGGCGCGGATTGGCAAACACCTCCTCGGTGATGCCTTGCTCGACGATTTCGCCGTCTTTCATCACACAGACACGATCCGCGATCTTGCGCACGATGGTCAGGTCGTGCGTGATGAACAGCAGGCTCATCCTTTCGCGATCCTTGAGGTCAGCCAAGAGATCAAGGATTTGCGCCTGAATGGTCACATCGAGCGCCGTTGTGGGTTCGTCAGCGATCAGCAATTCGGGCCCGTTGGCCAAAGCCATCGCGATCATGACCCGTTGGCGCTGCCCGCCCGAAAGCTGGTGCGGATAGGCCCCAAGACGCGTTTCCGGATCGCGGATACCGACCTTTGTCAGCAAATC
This portion of the Octadecabacter sp. SW4 genome encodes:
- the clpS gene encoding ATP-dependent Clp protease adapter ClpS, with the protein product MRADVLKMAKNDDDGDGDIGVKLETRQKTKRPPMYKVMILNDDYTPMEFVVHVLERFFGMSHAQSFELMLTVHKKGLAVVGVYSHEIAETKVALVMDFAARHEHPLQCTMEKE
- a CDS encoding fumarylacetoacetate hydrolase family protein: MAILELRAPTVMAHPTSTAGSYVELHRIFCVGRNYGDHASEMGNDPSDPPFFFMKPASAVVRSGRTIPYPPATRDLHHEAELCVLIGREGADIPPDAALSYVWGYATGNDLTRRDLQAAAKAARRPWDMGKGFDNSAILGDIHPVAEVGHLENARITCTVNGALRQDASTADMIWPVADVIACLSGLVTLQAGDVIMTGTPAGVGPIPKGQTCVVDIAGLSPASVTIAP
- the hemF gene encoding oxygen-dependent coproporphyrinogen oxidase; translated protein: MVEEAMESQKAQAAEWFKTLRDEIVAAFETLEDSQTTGPFAGAPAGRFDVSETSRASDDGSDAGGGLMSVMRGGRVFEKVGVNISTVYGTLGPRAQTAMAARKGLDGMADDPRFWASGISLVAHMQNPHTPAVHMNTRMFWTPHAWWFGGGSDLNPCIEYGEDTAHFHAVQKAHLDPHGDGHYPRLKAWADEYFYIPHRGRARGVGGIFMDDYCTGDWAADFALTQDIGRAFLPAFVPLVERRRDKKWSAADKDAQLIHRGLYAEYNLVYDRGTKFGLETGHDANAVLMSLPPMAKWV
- a CDS encoding D-alanyl-D-alanine carboxypeptidase family protein: MFVMVMAALAPLASRAAPYAAMVMDARTGEVLHSRNADTRLHPASLTKMMTLYLAFQAIENGEISLDTEVTITPLAANEPPSKLGLRAGQTIRLRYLIRAAAVKSANDAATAIGIALEGSEAAFARRMNRAAAAMGMTRTTFRNAHGLTEAGHLSTARDMTILGRHVIYDFPQYYNLFSRRTADAGIATVSHTNRRFLDAYRGADGIKTGYTRAAGFNLVASAERGNERIIATMFGGSSTAARNARVAELLDMGFARAPSRAPLAAPSAPSYGAIASAAPQPAAPGSAGRTIRVNGLVTRSLRPNARRLPAAEPAQELLLANADVIQDAVAGVIEAQAEEIAETTAPETTIAPPARPSDLVMASADPPAAPAAAAPTQPEVITRISTSGGRLWGINVGRYNSRYQAESVLLRVALNEMSTLDGSLRRVNQSPRGFDANFMGLTRETADLACRRLQARGTTCFMIGPAS
- a CDS encoding class I SAM-dependent methyltransferase; the encoded protein is MSVSRLNTALEGGLILPDEGQIAVLRPPAGYDLGELPRDRVQVSQGFRPDLDYWTAAGLPVSADLPAGAAATIIVVPRAKALARDMVARACALSPGGLIVVDGNKTDGVDSLFKEARKRLGDVASVTKAHGRCFWFPASDAFADWAAPAPARGAHGFVTTAGVFSDGTVDRGSALLVENLPPKMKGRVCDLGAGWGYLSAQVLDRAGITALELIEAEVLALECARQNVKDPRAVFHWADATTFRPATPFDHVICNPPFHAGRAADPALGKAFIAAAADMLTPRGDLWLVANRQLPYEAPLRAAFREVVQIAQDGAFKVFHASRPAR
- a CDS encoding ABC transporter ATP-binding protein, with product MKTVLDVQNLSVDFRQDGEVTHAVRGVSFKVGKGETVALVGESGSGKSVTALSTVQLLGDSATVNGSIIYNGTQMIGAPEADLRRVRGNDISFIFQEPMTSLNPLHTLEKQLAESIELHQGLRGGAVRQRIIDLLTKVGIRDPETRLGAYPHQLSGGQRQRVMIAMALANGPELLIADEPTTALDVTIQAQILDLLADLKDRERMSLLFITHDLTIVRKIADRVCVMKDGEIVEQGITEEVFANPRHPYTRMLLAAESTGLPLPVPAGAEVVAQTENLKIWFPIHKGLLKRTAGYVKAVNDATLTVRAGETVGIVGESGSGKTTLALAMMRLIRSEGRIVFLGKDIQGYRDGQMRPLRSGMQIVFQDPYGSLSPRMTIEQIIAEGLGVHGVDPGRDKREMVADIMREVGLDPALMDRYPHEFSGGQRQRIAIARAMILRPRLLVLDEPTSALDMTVQVQIVDLLRDLQARHGLAYLFISHDLKVVRALSHKVMVMKQGDVVEAGDAAAIFDAPQTDYTRALMKAAFEGEVA
- a CDS encoding SDR family NAD(P)-dependent oxidoreductase, with the translated sequence MPFSIAGKTAIVTGAANGVGLAIGRHFLAEGANVIFADMDEDTLVKEVGEGEDGSAFRIFAGDLREKLTIANLLSATIDAFERVDILVNASRQMVVGDALDPDEDGVDMLLQQNLMTSLRLSQAIAKRMIKQAEDQDEGPAGSIINLSSIAARRTHPKLLAYSVSTAALDQMTRSLAVALAPERIRVNAVAFGSVMSGSLKDCLRDNDSFRDDIIGHTPLQRIAGPGEVSDAVQYLASDASSFVTGQIVTVDGGRTLIDPVVAPAH